One Porphyromonas pogonae genomic region harbors:
- a CDS encoding ABC transporter permease: MRRRLYIIGEVMKREFRRITSKPIYFFGMIVAPVISLFFLMSIMGNGLPTSLPLAVVDMDNTSTSRALIRNLDAFPQTDVVMHAGSYDEALTAMRKGEIYGIFYIPKNFMSDAVAGKQPKITYYTNNSYLMAGSLLFRDMKVISEMASGKVGLQIGEAKGERKAVTMAKVQPIKVKSDIMGNPWLSYSIYLNSLLIPGILQLLIFQMTAYSIGVEIKERTSREWLRLSRNSLTLGLFGKLTVHTIIYFIVGLFCLSYIYGFSQFPLNSGWLPMIIALFMLILAAEAMGIFFISVLPILRLGVSFGSLVGMLAFSITGFSFPATDMDPPLRAISNLFPLRHYYLIYVDQALNGRAFFYSIIPYSALMLFMILPMLTLKQLKQALLKIKYIP, from the coding sequence ATGCGTAGGAGGTTATATATAATCGGGGAGGTGATGAAGCGGGAGTTCCGGCGTATCACTTCAAAGCCCATTTATTTCTTCGGAATGATTGTAGCTCCGGTTATATCCTTGTTTTTTCTGATGTCTATTATGGGTAATGGATTGCCCACGAGTCTTCCTTTGGCTGTAGTGGATATGGATAATACATCTACATCAAGAGCTCTGATCCGTAATCTGGATGCATTCCCCCAAACCGATGTAGTGATGCATGCGGGTTCGTACGATGAAGCTCTTACTGCTATGCGCAAAGGTGAGATTTACGGTATATTCTATATCCCTAAGAACTTTATGTCTGATGCTGTTGCAGGTAAGCAACCCAAAATTACTTACTACACCAACAACTCGTATCTTATGGCGGGAAGTTTGCTGTTTAGAGATATGAAAGTGATATCAGAGATGGCTTCGGGAAAAGTGGGATTACAGATCGGTGAAGCAAAAGGTGAACGCAAGGCTGTGACTATGGCCAAAGTGCAGCCTATAAAAGTAAAAAGCGATATCATGGGCAATCCGTGGCTCAGCTATTCTATTTACTTGAATTCTCTGCTTATACCGGGGATATTACAATTGCTCATATTTCAGATGACCGCTTATTCCATAGGGGTTGAAATCAAGGAGCGCACATCGAGGGAGTGGCTACGCCTTTCCAGAAATTCTCTTACCCTGGGGCTTTTTGGTAAACTCACAGTGCATACCATCATTTATTTTATAGTAGGTCTTTTCTGCCTGAGTTATATATACGGATTCTCTCAATTCCCGCTCAATTCAGGCTGGTTGCCTATGATTATAGCTCTGTTTATGCTTATTCTGGCTGCCGAGGCTATGGGCATATTTTTTATATCCGTATTGCCTATCTTGAGGTTGGGTGTGAGTTTCGGAAGTTTGGTAGGGATGTTGGCATTCTCCATTACAGGTTTTTCTTTTCCCGCTACGGATATGGATCCGCCTTTAAGAGCTATCTCCAATCTCTTTCCGCTCCGGCATTATTATCTGATTTATGTGGATCAGGCTCTCAATGGGCGAGCTTTCTTTTATTCCATAATACCCTATAGCGCACTCATGCTGTTTATGATACTGCCTATGCTTACTTTGAAGCAGTTGAAGCAAGCGTTGCTAAAGATTAAATATATACCTTGA
- a CDS encoding ABC transporter permease — MKKLRDFLYHRFSDIFYIWNRELKYIFADQGVIIFFIIVPLIYPILYAWIYNHETVREVPMVVVDEDRSSYSREFIRRVDATPDVFVAYNALDLQEANHFVDSRDAFGILIIPKGFAKDLMTGVQTHVELHSDLSGILYYKAYMMALNEISLRMGREVSAALNYGPSGEATKIQVRPIESHSIAVFNPQSGFESFLLPPVLVLIIQQTMLLGVCMLAGTARERNKFHYLVPVATRHYGGPMRIVLGKSLSYIFIYMINTLWTLVAVPWLFNLPMLGSAGTYTLFLIPFLLACTFFSLFISLFFKNRETTLIVLVFTSVIFLFLVGVSWPRSAIPPFWRAFGFLIPSTPGAQGMIAINTMGAKLSDIEVHYKTLWLQTGFYMILATIGYSNQLTLGKKSLRKALIEHLRNRYRKSME, encoded by the coding sequence ATGAAAAAGTTGAGAGATTTTCTTTACCATAGATTTTCTGATATATTCTATATCTGGAATCGTGAACTCAAATATATATTTGCCGATCAGGGAGTGATTATATTCTTCATAATCGTGCCACTGATCTATCCCATACTTTATGCTTGGATATACAATCATGAGACGGTGAGGGAAGTGCCAATGGTGGTGGTGGATGAAGACCGTTCTTCCTATTCAAGGGAATTTATTCGCCGTGTGGATGCCACGCCTGATGTCTTTGTAGCTTACAATGCCCTTGACTTGCAGGAAGCCAATCACTTTGTAGACTCCCGTGATGCTTTCGGGATCTTGATTATCCCTAAAGGATTTGCTAAAGATCTTATGACCGGCGTGCAGACGCATGTAGAGCTTCATTCAGATCTCTCAGGTATATTATACTATAAAGCCTATATGATGGCTCTCAATGAAATATCATTGAGGATGGGGCGTGAAGTCTCTGCCGCTTTGAACTACGGCCCTTCAGGAGAAGCTACAAAAATACAGGTAAGACCTATCGAAAGCCATTCCATAGCAGTTTTTAATCCTCAAAGTGGATTTGAGTCATTTTTGCTTCCTCCTGTATTGGTTCTTATTATTCAGCAAACAATGCTTTTGGGTGTGTGTATGCTTGCGGGTACTGCTCGCGAACGTAATAAATTTCACTATCTCGTGCCGGTAGCTACACGTCACTACGGAGGCCCTATGCGTATTGTGTTGGGCAAAAGTCTTTCCTATATTTTCATATATATGATCAATACTTTATGGACATTAGTGGCTGTGCCTTGGTTGTTCAACCTACCCATGCTGGGCTCGGCGGGGACTTATACACTCTTCCTGATTCCGTTTTTATTGGCTTGTACATTCTTCTCTCTTTTTATTTCTTTGTTCTTCAAGAATAGGGAGACTACGCTTATTGTGTTGGTATTTACCTCTGTGATCTTTCTTTTCCTTGTGGGTGTATCTTGGCCGAGGTCTGCCATTCCTCCTTTCTGGCGAGCTTTTGGTTTCCTCATCCCATCTACTCCAGGAGCCCAGGGAATGATAGCTATCAATACTATGGGTGCAAAGCTATCCGATATAGAAGTGCATTATAAGACACTTTGGCTTCAAACTGGTTTTTACATGATCCTTGCTACCATAGGGTACTCCAACCAATTGACACTGGGTAAAAAGAGTCTGCGCAAAGCACTTATAGAGCATCTGAGAAATAGATACAGAAAATCAATGGAGTGA
- a CDS encoding pyruvoyl-dependent arginine decarboxylase translates to MSKAKVVGNLIPHTFFITKGSGESDLEMHAGSYHMALYDAGISDFNIMTYSSVIPATAHLATMDEIDLPPFGSELKTIMAVSHGQQDEFVSAGVVYAWMYADENFDEKVGGLVCEVSGRYRIEELEARLIRVINDLHIKTYSQYYLGELNFITEGITIEKRYGSALAGLCFVDFVQPEVDKKAE, encoded by the coding sequence ATGAGTAAAGCAAAAGTTGTTGGAAATCTCATTCCACACACATTCTTCATTACTAAAGGCAGTGGAGAATCCGATTTGGAAATGCATGCCGGTTCTTACCATATGGCTTTGTATGACGCCGGGATTTCAGATTTCAATATCATGACTTATTCATCGGTTATTCCGGCTACGGCTCATCTTGCTACGATGGATGAGATCGATCTGCCACCTTTTGGTTCGGAACTCAAAACCATCATGGCAGTATCACACGGACAACAAGACGAGTTTGTTTCTGCCGGAGTAGTATATGCATGGATGTATGCTGATGAGAATTTCGATGAAAAAGTCGGCGGTTTGGTTTGCGAAGTAAGCGGTCGTTATCGTATCGAAGAGTTGGAAGCTCGACTTATTCGTGTAATCAACGATTTGCACATCAAAACATATTCACAATATTATTTGGGTGAGTTGAATTTTATTACTGAGGGTATTACAATAGAAAAACGCTACGGTAGTGCACTTGCCGGCTTGTGTTTTGTCGATTTTGTGCAACCGGAGGTAGATAAGAAAGCTGAATAA
- a CDS encoding GH92 family glycosyl hydrolase: MKISINNLFVFGLLVAFLSGCGESHKASVGNYSTKVNPFIGTDWVGNVYPGATVPFGMVQLSPDNGLPGWDRISGYYYPDSTIASFSHTHLSGTGAGDLYDIAFLPVVEPALIGDAPLGIHAKFSHKTEEASAGYYSVILEPYDIKVRLTATPHCGIQAYTFNKAADKAFINLDLNRSLNWDKTVQTSISLLDSTTISGYRYSDGWARNQRVYFKTKLSEAPDSVKIDSIPFYNNQKEIVGYGYTARLYYHPSANDSIVLVTALSGVSEDGAAKNLEDEFSGFKFDDYRQKAAQLWNKKLSVIEVREPIGHSDTVFYSSLYRSMVCPTLYSDVDGKYLGPDGEIHEMQKGHSKYSTFSLWDTYRAAHPLYNIICPSINADMVQSMIDFGKQNGGHLPVWNMFGSETDMMIGHHSIPVIVESILKGVYKENAAEVMPLLLSTVNRKDYRGMDEYRDQGYISTKESESVSKTLEYAYDDDAVAQYAHYVGNDSLYAVFSKRARYYTNLWDAQTGFFRPKDSSGQWLSPFNPYEYSKHFTESNAWQYLFSVQQDIPGLSQLMGGRSALKAKLDEFFTQPTPKNIELPIFSTGMIAQYPQGNEPSHHAIFIYNYVREPWRTTDLVYKVLNDFYSNTPKGLCGNEDCGQMSAWYVFASIGLYPINPLDGKYEIFSPSFKETVIHLENGKTFTIKAPGLSADNKYIQSVKVNGKAYNQSFLTYDQIMSGATVELIMGDKSGVVWY, encoded by the coding sequence ATGAAAATATCTATAAATAATCTTTTCGTATTTGGGTTGTTGGTTGCATTTTTATCCGGGTGCGGAGAGTCACACAAAGCATCAGTCGGTAATTATTCCACAAAGGTAAACCCTTTCATAGGCACTGACTGGGTGGGCAACGTATATCCCGGCGCCACAGTACCCTTTGGTATGGTTCAGCTAAGCCCTGACAACGGCTTGCCGGGATGGGATCGTATTTCAGGTTATTATTATCCTGATAGTACTATTGCTTCTTTTAGTCATACTCACCTTTCGGGCACGGGGGCAGGAGACTTGTATGATATCGCATTTCTTCCTGTAGTAGAACCCGCTTTGATTGGAGACGCTCCATTGGGTATTCATGCCAAATTCAGTCATAAAACAGAAGAAGCTTCGGCAGGGTATTATTCTGTAATTTTGGAGCCCTATGATATCAAAGTCAGGCTCACTGCCACCCCTCATTGCGGTATACAAGCCTATACCTTTAATAAAGCTGCCGATAAGGCTTTTATCAATCTTGATCTCAACCGTTCTCTCAATTGGGACAAAACTGTCCAAACATCTATCAGCCTCCTCGATAGTACTACAATATCGGGATACAGGTATTCTGACGGCTGGGCCAGAAATCAACGCGTTTATTTCAAAACGAAGTTGTCTGAGGCTCCTGATTCTGTCAAGATCGATTCCATACCTTTTTACAATAATCAAAAAGAAATTGTTGGCTATGGGTATACGGCCAGGTTATACTATCATCCTTCTGCCAATGACTCTATTGTGCTTGTTACAGCTCTTTCCGGCGTAAGTGAAGATGGTGCTGCCAAAAATCTTGAAGATGAGTTTTCTGGATTTAAATTCGACGATTATCGCCAAAAGGCCGCCCAGCTATGGAATAAGAAACTCTCTGTCATAGAAGTTCGGGAGCCTATAGGGCATAGTGATACCGTATTCTATTCCTCTTTGTATCGTAGCATGGTTTGTCCTACATTGTACAGTGATGTCGATGGTAAATATTTAGGCCCTGATGGAGAAATCCATGAGATGCAGAAGGGGCATTCCAAATACAGTACTTTCTCCTTGTGGGATACCTATAGGGCGGCTCATCCCTTATATAATATAATTTGTCCTTCGATCAATGCGGATATGGTGCAGTCTATGATTGATTTCGGTAAACAGAACGGAGGTCACTTGCCTGTATGGAATATGTTCGGTTCCGAAACGGATATGATGATAGGACATCATTCCATCCCTGTTATTGTGGAGTCTATACTCAAAGGTGTGTACAAAGAAAATGCAGCTGAAGTGATGCCATTACTGCTCTCTACTGTAAATAGAAAGGATTACAGAGGTATGGACGAATACCGTGATCAAGGCTATATATCGACCAAAGAATCTGAGAGCGTATCCAAAACGCTGGAATATGCATATGATGATGATGCCGTGGCGCAATATGCTCACTATGTGGGTAATGATTCTCTATACGCCGTATTCAGTAAGCGTGCGCGATATTATACCAACCTTTGGGATGCACAAACAGGGTTTTTCCGCCCCAAAGACTCAAGTGGCCAGTGGCTGTCGCCTTTCAATCCTTATGAATACTCCAAGCATTTTACAGAAAGTAATGCCTGGCAGTACCTATTCAGTGTACAACAGGATATCCCGGGACTGTCACAACTTATGGGAGGTAGATCTGCCCTAAAAGCCAAATTAGACGAGTTCTTTACTCAGCCTACCCCAAAGAATATCGAACTGCCTATCTTCTCTACAGGGATGATTGCACAGTATCCTCAAGGCAATGAACCTTCGCATCATGCCATTTTTATTTATAATTATGTGCGAGAGCCCTGGCGTACTACAGACCTTGTCTATAAGGTATTGAACGATTTTTATAGTAATACACCCAAAGGATTATGTGGAAATGAGGATTGTGGACAGATGTCTGCTTGGTATGTTTTTGCTTCTATCGGGTTGTATCCTATCAATCCTCTTGATGGAAAATACGAAATTTTTAGCCCGTCATTCAAGGAAACCGTAATTCATCTTGAAAATGGTAAGACCTTTACTATAAAAGCTCCTGGTTTATCTGCCGATAACAAATATATTCAGTCTGTAAAAGTCAATGGGAAAGCTTACAATCAATCCTTCCTGACATATGATCAGATCATGTCGGGAGCCACAGTAGAACTCATCATGGGTGACAAATCCGGGGTTGTTTGGTATTAA
- a CDS encoding malate dehydrogenase yields MSFLTEEKLTIVGAAGMIGSNMAQTAAMMNLTPNICLYDPFAVGLEGVAEEIRHCGFEGLNLTFTSDMKEALTGAKYIVSSGGAPRKDGMTREDLLKGNAEIAAQLGKDIKAYCPDVKHVVIIFNPADITGLVTLIHSGLKPSQVTTLAALDSTRLQSELAKHFGVKQSQVTGARTYGGHGEAMAVFASTAKVDGTPLSELIGTDKLTNEQWEDLKQRVTKGGANIIKLRGRSSFQSPAYVSIEMIRAAMGGEAFRWPAGCFVNIPSMENIMMGMETTINKDGVSYSKEINGTAEEKAALQTSYNHLVKMRDEVIGMGVIPAVEDWKTVNPNL; encoded by the coding sequence ATGAGTTTCCTGACAGAAGAAAAGCTCACTATAGTAGGTGCAGCAGGTATGATCGGCTCAAACATGGCACAGACAGCTGCTATGATGAACCTTACCCCGAATATTTGTCTTTATGATCCCTTTGCAGTAGGTCTTGAAGGTGTGGCAGAAGAAATCCGTCATTGCGGATTTGAAGGCCTGAACCTAACATTTACTTCTGATATGAAAGAGGCCCTTACAGGAGCTAAATACATCGTTTCCTCAGGTGGTGCACCCCGTAAAGACGGTATGACACGCGAAGACCTTCTTAAAGGTAACGCTGAAATCGCTGCTCAACTGGGCAAAGACATCAAAGCTTATTGCCCGGATGTAAAACATGTTGTGATCATCTTCAACCCCGCTGATATTACAGGCCTGGTTACTTTGATCCACTCAGGTCTCAAACCTTCTCAGGTTACTACTCTTGCAGCTCTTGACAGTACGCGTTTGCAAAGCGAGCTTGCAAAACACTTCGGCGTAAAACAAAGCCAAGTAACAGGCGCCCGTACATATGGTGGACATGGAGAAGCTATGGCTGTATTTGCAAGCACTGCTAAAGTCGATGGTACTCCACTGAGCGAACTTATCGGAACAGATAAGCTTACTAATGAACAATGGGAAGATCTCAAACAACGTGTAACAAAAGGTGGTGCAAATATCATCAAACTTCGTGGACGTTCTTCATTCCAAAGCCCTGCATATGTATCTATAGAAATGATCAGAGCGGCTATGGGTGGTGAAGCTTTCCGTTGGCCTGCAGGTTGCTTCGTAAATATCCCCAGCATGGAAAATATCATGATGGGTATGGAGACTACAATCAATAAAGACGGTGTTTCATACAGCAAAGAAATCAACGGAACAGCAGAAGAAAAAGCTGCATTACAGACAAGCTACAATCACCTTGTAAAAATGCGTGATGAAGTAATTGGAATGGGTGTAATACCTGCAGTAGAAGACTGGAAAACAGTAAATCCGAACTTGTAA
- a CDS encoding HU family DNA-binding protein, producing the protein MNKAEFISEVAMKAGMTKADAQRAINAFTEVVGEQMKAGEKVTLLGFGTFSVTEKSARKGINPKTKAVITIPARKAVKFKAGSALDMK; encoded by the coding sequence ATGAACAAAGCAGAATTTATCTCAGAAGTGGCTATGAAAGCCGGTATGACTAAAGCCGATGCTCAAAGAGCAATCAACGCATTTACTGAAGTAGTCGGTGAGCAAATGAAAGCAGGTGAAAAAGTAACTTTGCTAGGTTTCGGTACTTTCTCAGTAACCGAAAAATCAGCTCGCAAAGGTATAAACCCCAAAACTAAAGCTGTAATCACTATTCCTGCACGTAAAGCTGTGAAATTTAAAGCAGGTTCTGCTCTTGATATGAAATAA
- a CDS encoding C1 family peptidase, protein MKKKLLIASLAICSLASINSWAQKGALTPEMLKEIRGSYKNSPTDKALRNAVINTGMKDLVKNTDKSYDIEDHFSNEVKGKGITDQHNSGRCWLFTGLNVLRSHMITQNNMGQFFFSHNYSFFWDQLEKANLFLQGIIDTRDKAINDKMVEWLFKNPIGDGGQFTGVSENLMKYGVVPAEIMPETTSSNSTAVMSSILAKVLRQGGIRIREHAAKGTSMQKLEAEKVSVLKDVYRILVMNLGVPPREFSWTLKDANGKAISTETYTPQSFYQKFVGRDLRNNYVMLMNDPSRDYYKLYEIDYDRHSYDGKNWTYVNLPMEDIKGMAIASIKDSTMMYYSCDVGKELDRKKGYLDLDNFDYQSLLGIKLDMNKKERIQTYDSGSSHAMTLMAVDLDANGKAIKWKVENSWGAANGFKGHLIMTDRWFDAYTFRLVVDKKYITDKVKEVMGTKPIRLPAWDPMFMPEN, encoded by the coding sequence ATGAAAAAGAAACTCCTGATTGCATCCTTGGCTATTTGCAGCCTTGCGTCCATAAACTCTTGGGCACAAAAGGGAGCGCTGACTCCCGAGATGCTCAAAGAAATCCGAGGCTCGTACAAAAACTCACCAACAGACAAGGCTTTGAGAAATGCGGTAATCAATACCGGCATGAAAGACTTGGTAAAAAACACGGACAAAAGCTATGACATCGAAGATCATTTCAGTAACGAGGTCAAAGGTAAAGGGATTACGGATCAGCACAACAGCGGAAGGTGCTGGCTTTTTACCGGCTTGAATGTGCTAAGATCACACATGATCACCCAAAACAATATGGGACAATTTTTCTTTTCCCATAACTATTCTTTCTTTTGGGATCAGCTCGAAAAAGCAAATCTCTTTTTACAGGGCATAATAGATACACGAGACAAGGCAATAAATGACAAAATGGTGGAATGGTTATTCAAGAATCCTATAGGTGATGGTGGCCAGTTTACCGGAGTATCAGAAAATTTAATGAAGTACGGTGTAGTACCGGCGGAAATAATGCCCGAAACCACTTCTAGCAACAGTACGGCTGTTATGTCATCGATTCTTGCCAAAGTATTGCGTCAAGGCGGTATACGTATACGTGAGCATGCAGCGAAGGGAACTTCGATGCAAAAACTGGAAGCTGAAAAAGTATCTGTACTAAAGGATGTATACCGCATACTGGTAATGAATCTGGGAGTGCCACCGAGAGAGTTTAGCTGGACACTCAAAGATGCTAACGGCAAAGCAATATCGACTGAGACATACACGCCACAGAGTTTTTACCAAAAGTTTGTGGGTAGAGATCTTCGCAACAATTATGTAATGCTCATGAATGACCCATCCAGAGACTACTACAAGCTATATGAAATAGACTATGACAGGCATAGCTATGACGGGAAAAACTGGACATACGTAAACCTGCCTATGGAAGATATCAAAGGAATGGCAATAGCATCAATAAAAGACAGCACAATGATGTATTATTCTTGCGATGTGGGTAAAGAGTTGGATCGGAAGAAAGGATATCTTGATTTGGACAACTTTGACTATCAGTCCTTGCTCGGCATCAAACTGGACATGAACAAAAAGGAACGCATACAAACTTATGATAGCGGTTCCAGCCACGCCATGACCCTTATGGCAGTAGATCTTGATGCCAATGGCAAAGCCATCAAGTGGAAAGTAGAAAATAGCTGGGGAGCCGCAAACGGTTTTAAGGGGCATCTCATTATGACCGATCGTTGGTTTGATGCTTATACCTTCAGACTTGTAGTAGACAAGAAATACATTACGGATAAAGTAAAAGAGGTGATGGGAACTAAACCTATACGACTGCCGGCATGGGATCCCATGTTTATGCCTGAAAACTAA
- a CDS encoding non-canonical purine NTP diphosphatase codes for MEKLVFATNNRHKLHEIKAMLGDKIEILSLEDINCNEEIPETEETLEGNALQKIDFVYDKYGHYCFADDTGLAVEALGGAPGVYTARYAGEDCKPEDNIRKLLKELEGIPTPRKAIFSTVIALIDEDGKHLFRGDVQGSIAEKKSGSDGFGYDPVFIPEGYNITFAEMDEDEKNSMSHRGKAVAKLIDYLHKRNKL; via the coding sequence ATGGAAAAACTCGTTTTTGCGACTAATAACCGGCATAAACTACATGAGATAAAAGCAATGCTGGGGGATAAAATTGAAATACTCAGTCTGGAAGATATTAATTGTAATGAAGAGATTCCCGAGACGGAAGAAACTCTCGAAGGCAATGCTTTACAAAAGATTGATTTTGTTTATGACAAATACGGGCATTATTGCTTTGCAGATGATACGGGGCTTGCAGTAGAAGCCTTGGGGGGTGCACCGGGAGTTTATACAGCCCGATATGCTGGCGAAGATTGCAAACCCGAAGACAATATCAGAAAACTCTTGAAAGAATTGGAAGGAATTCCAACACCCAGAAAAGCTATTTTTAGCACTGTAATAGCTTTGATAGACGAAGATGGTAAACATCTGTTTCGAGGGGATGTGCAAGGCTCGATTGCCGAAAAGAAAAGCGGCTCGGACGGATTTGGGTATGACCCCGTATTTATACCGGAAGGATACAATATTACCTTTGCTGAAATGGACGAGGACGAAAAGAATTCAATGAGTCACCGTGGCAAGGCTGTGGCAAAACTTATAGACTATCTACATAAAAGGAATAAACTTTAA
- a CDS encoding MmcQ/YjbR family DNA-binding protein, which translates to MDIEQLREACISLPHVEETFPFDEVTLVFKVGGKMFALTPLDTPEHSVSLKCDPDYALELRDRYESVRSAFHMNKKHWNNIILNGDVPDKLLLELIRHSYDRVVEGLTRKEKEKIKSKSPEV; encoded by the coding sequence ATGGATATTGAGCAATTGAGAGAGGCTTGTATCTCTTTGCCCCATGTAGAGGAGACTTTTCCTTTTGATGAGGTTACTTTGGTGTTTAAGGTGGGTGGGAAAATGTTTGCTCTCACACCGCTCGATACCCCCGAACACTCTGTTTCTCTCAAGTGTGATCCGGACTATGCCCTTGAGCTTAGAGACCGTTATGAAAGTGTGCGATCTGCTTTCCATATGAACAAGAAGCACTGGAATAATATTATATTGAATGGAGATGTCCCTGATAAACTACTCTTAGAGCTTATCCGACACTCATATGATAGAGTAGTGGAGGGACTTACACGCAAAGAAAAAGAAAAAATCAAATCTAAATCACCTGAGGTATGA
- a CDS encoding biotin--[acetyl-CoA-carboxylase] ligase has product MKTFTNFTLLDEVNSTNNYLADMLQKQPDLPELHGVFTRCQTSGRGQRGNSWYSTPGQNVTFSILLRPQFLEVDEQFAVSELAAICVARAIAYFLSEEQREILTIKWPNDIFYGEKKIAGILIEHSITGNIIDYSIVGMGININENNFPSDLPNPIALKDIIGREVVLKEFMEVLLQEFQDQYRYIKKGRKVELHERFLKHMYRNDGQFHLFHDAYQSFEARIKGVEPNGCLVLEKRDGTEQTFAFKEIVFDGY; this is encoded by the coding sequence ATGAAGACATTCACAAACTTTACGCTTCTTGACGAAGTAAACAGTACCAATAATTATCTGGCAGACATGTTGCAAAAACAGCCGGATCTACCCGAACTACACGGTGTTTTTACGCGTTGCCAAACATCCGGTAGAGGCCAAAGAGGTAACTCATGGTATTCTACTCCCGGACAGAATGTAACTTTCTCAATACTTTTACGTCCTCAGTTCCTTGAAGTAGATGAGCAGTTTGCAGTATCTGAGTTGGCAGCAATCTGTGTAGCTCGTGCCATAGCTTACTTCCTTTCCGAAGAACAGCGGGAGATCCTTACCATAAAATGGCCTAATGATATTTTCTATGGTGAAAAGAAGATAGCGGGCATACTCATAGAGCATAGCATTACGGGCAATATTATAGACTACTCCATAGTGGGTATGGGTATCAATATTAATGAAAATAATTTCCCGTCTGATTTGCCCAATCCTATTGCTCTTAAAGACATTATAGGCCGAGAAGTTGTATTGAAAGAGTTTATGGAGGTGCTTTTACAAGAGTTTCAGGATCAGTACCGTTATATCAAAAAAGGGAGGAAGGTGGAGCTTCATGAGCGTTTTCTGAAACACATGTATCGCAATGACGGACAGTTCCATCTTTTTCATGATGCTTATCAATCATTTGAAGCTCGGATCAAAGGAGTAGAACCCAATGGTTGCCTTGTCCTTGAAAAAAGAGACGGAACCGAGCAGACTTTTGCTTTCAAAGAAATCGTTTTTGATGGTTACTAA
- a CDS encoding TrmH family RNA methyltransferase, translating to MVTKSDIKWIKGLQTKKHDRLEQRLFVAEGPKLITEMICAYHCALLIGTSSTLQGFNKKAVERVEEVPDAFDFTRISSQKSPQPLLAVFRLPDQGETSELFPWRGVALFLDGVQDPGNMGTIIRTADWFGIRSIYVTPETADAYSPKVMQSAMGALARVGVFTIREADVFWQSIRDRNIPVLGTFLDGKNIYCDNFLNTPDHPILIVMGNEGNGITACVEQYVTRKITIPPFENKAHTESLNVSIACAIVLSEVRRHTLSQK from the coding sequence ATGGTTACTAAATCGGACATTAAATGGATCAAAGGTCTTCAGACCAAAAAGCATGATCGTTTAGAACAAAGGCTCTTTGTAGCCGAAGGGCCTAAGCTTATAACTGAAATGATATGTGCTTATCACTGCGCATTGCTCATAGGTACCTCCTCGACCCTGCAAGGATTTAATAAAAAGGCTGTTGAACGGGTCGAGGAAGTTCCCGATGCATTTGATTTTACCCGCATTAGTAGTCAGAAGTCTCCACAGCCTCTATTGGCAGTGTTCCGTTTGCCCGATCAAGGCGAGACTTCGGAGCTTTTTCCTTGGAGAGGTGTAGCCTTATTTCTTGATGGCGTACAAGATCCCGGCAATATGGGGACTATCATTCGTACAGCTGATTGGTTTGGTATACGATCTATATATGTTACCCCCGAGACAGCCGATGCTTATTCGCCTAAAGTAATGCAATCTGCCATGGGTGCTTTAGCAAGAGTGGGGGTTTTTACTATACGTGAGGCAGATGTGTTTTGGCAATCGATTAGGGATAGAAACATCCCTGTTTTAGGAACTTTTCTGGATGGGAAAAATATTTATTGTGATAATTTCTTGAATACCCCAGATCACCCTATACTTATCGTAATGGGAAATGAGGGTAACGGTATAACCGCTTGTGTAGAGCAGTATGTTACTCGCAAGATCACGATACCTCCCTTCGAAAACAAAGCACATACCGAGTCACTCAACGTGAGCATAGCTTGTGCCATCGTTCTTTCGGAGGTAAGGCGTCATACATTGAGTCAAAAGTAG